Within the Sebaldella sp. S0638 genome, the region CAGAAGCTACTATAATTCCCACTGCATCTCTGATCTCTTCTTCTGTGAGCTCGTTTGCTACTCCCACTGCTCCGTTTGTTTCTACCTTAATGTCTACCCCTAATTCAGCGGCTGCCTTTTTCAATGCTTCTTCAGCCATAAAAGTATGTGCTATCCCTGTCGGGCATCCTGTTACTGCTAGAATTTTTCCCATACTATTTTACCTCCTTGATATTTAAACTTTCAATGTATTTGTCTACTTTTTTCAAATCTCCGATTGCCATAGATTCGGCAACATTTGCTCCTGTAGCAGAAGCTTTTTTTAATGCATATTCGATGTCTTTCCCCATCAGCCATTCGCTTAAAAAAGCCGCTAAACACGAATCACCTGAACATGCCGAACTTAAAAGTGTGATTTTTGGCGCGTCACAGAACCATATTTTTTCTTTGTTTGAGAAATAAAGACCTTTTGCTCCCATTGTCATAAGAACATTTTTCGCCCCGAGTCCGTGAAGATGTTTCATTACTTCCTTTACGCTGTTTTCATCTGTTATTTCCATGCCGAATACTTCTTTTATTTCATCATCATTCGGCTTTATAAGTAAAGGCTCATATTTCAAAAGCTCCTTCAATTCTTTTGAACTTATGTCCAGAATAATTTCTATACCTTTTTCCTTACAAATCTTCAATATTTCGTGATAATATGATTCCTCGATTCCTGCAGGAAGGCTTCCGCTTATTGATAAATGCGTACAATCCTCTTTTGATTCTATTAATTTCAAAAGTTCCTGCTGTTTCTCAGAATTTACATTACCTCCTTTATTGACAAGTTTATACTCTTCACCGTTACTGTTGATAAAAATATTGATTCTTGTAATTTCGTCATCTATCCATACAGGCTCGATTACAAAGTTTCTCTTCTTTATCTCATCTACGATGTAATGTCCGGAAAATCCGCCAAAAAAACCTAAAATTTTACTTTCAATCCCGTAATGTCCCAGTACAAACGAAACATTTATTCCTTTTCCGTTAGGCGTATAGCCTACTTCGTCTGTTCTGTTAACATATGAGGGTTTCAAAGTTTTTGTATTTATGTTCATATCTATCGCTGGATTAGTTGTCAATGTGTAAATCAAGTTTCTCACCTCAAATTTTTTTAGATTCTTTCTACTCTATGTATACCATATTAATTCATGAAAATCTTTCCAGATTTATGCGATAGACTGATGCTGCGGTTCTCATGACAGCATAATATGCATTATTTTATACTGAAAATATTTTCACTGGAATTACATTTTTATAATTATCTGTTGTATATTTTTCCAAAAAACCTGACAGAAAAAATCGAATCTTATTAATCTGAACTCTCTCGTTATAATTAAACCATATTTTATTTTACGTATCCAAATATGTCAGACCTATAATTTTTGTAAAATTAATGGTTTTATATTATTTTTTCAACTAATCTATTTTTATTTTACCATATATTAAAAAAATAAACACCGGAATATTTTAAAATTTATTCCGGTGTAGTTTTTAGTGCGGATTTATTTCATTTCCATTTTCATCTACATATACTACTTTTATATTATCAAGGTGGTTTCTAAAATTTTCCCTGAATTTTTTCAAATAAAGTTTTCTATATGTGCTTCTTTCATTTTTTTCTGTATTTGTTAATTCTCTTTCTCTTGATATACTTGTATAACGATTTATTTCAGTTATTATATTTCTCATTTCCATCTTATACCTCTTTTCTGTATCTTTATTTCAAATCTTCTCTTTCTTTCATTTCGATCACAAGAATATGTGATTTTTCTTTTGAAAGTATTTTCAGACTTTCACCAATACTTTCCATTCCATCTCTTGGATTCATAGCAACAGAATTTATCTCTGATTTCCCTTCTATCTGCACTATATAAGCCTGACGCCCTTCTTTCACTTCGAACTCAGCTTCTTTCCCTGCTTCGATCTCAGTTACATAAAAATTAACATCCTGATTGACTTTTATTGGCGCATCCCCATCTTTTGGCGATACAAAATGAAGCCATTTCCCCATTCTGTCGTCATATTTAAATTTATATTCTCCGTAATTAGGTGTGTGTCCTTTTCTGTCAGGAAGAACCCATATCTGCAAAATCCTCAAATCTTCTGCATGTTTATTATATTCTGAATGTGTAACACCTGTTCCCGCACTCATATATTGTACTTCTCCTCTTTCAAGTGTAGATTCATTTCCCATACTGTCTTTATGAGTAAGTTTTCCTTCTATTACATATGATATTATTTCCATATCTCTGTGTGGATGTGTAGGAAATCCAGTCCCCGGAGCTATATAGTCGTCATTTATCACTCTTAATACACCAAAATTTATATTTTTCTCATTATAATATTCAGCAAATGAAAAGTGAAATTTGCTTCTTAACCATCCTAAATTAGATTCTCCCATTTTTTCTATCGGTAATCTTCTTAACATCTAAATCATCTCCAATTTATTACTAATTAGTGATATACTTTCAAAAAAATTATTTCTCTATTCACTTTATAAAATGATTATATCACTAATTAGTGATAATGTCAAGTGTTTCTGATTAATCTATAAAAACCCTTATTTCCAATGTCTTTCAGCATTTTATAGAAAATAAATAATAAAAAAACAGAGCCGTAAATATTTTTACACTGACTCTGCTCTTAATATTAATATCTAATAATTTATTTTTCCAGATTCATTACAAGATAGTCAAGAATAACCCTTGATATTACAAATAACGGCAATCTCGAAGTTACCTCGAATTTTTTTATTGAAATATTGGAGTGCTTATATCCCATGATTATATGGTCTGAGTATTTCCTAAGCTCCTTATTGCTCCCGCATGAACACACAATTACATTTGCGTCACGTGAATGAGCGTTTCTTATAGAAGTAAGAATATCCTGATCTTCTCCTTTTAGCGTGAAGGCTATATAAAGATGATCCTTATCTGCTTCCCTGCTGAACTTTTTCATAATATTAGGATCTGATATGGTAAATACATTAAAATCCATAAGTTCCAGTTTCAGTGAAAACTCTGTAGCGACGAGTTCGCTCAGCCCTCTTGCTACTACTATTATTTTCTTGCTTTTCTGTATCAGCTCAATTACTTCCAGTATCTGATTAACAGAAATATTTTCCAGTGTCTGTCTTGTTTCTATTAATGATTTGCTGAAAATTTCGTTTATGTCTTTGGAACTGTTTATCTCTTCCTTCTTTTTGGATAAATTATATCTAAGTTCCATAAAGCCGTTAACCCCGCATTTTTTAATTGCCCTTGAAACCGTGGCGGGAGAGGTAAATGTTTCCTCGGCTATATCCACTATTGACATATCAACCAGTTTATTATCATTTTCATTAATATACTTTATTACCTGCTCTTCCGAACTGGTAAGTCTTGATTTAATTTTGTCATTTAGTTGAATTATCATATTTTTCCTCTCTCCATAAAAAATCTGACTATACGAATATTGGTGCGTTTACAGGCTTAATTAATATTTTTGTTACTTTGTCCGATGTTAAACAATTTCATCTGCAAATACAGCCTGTTATAATATCCCAAATATATATTATATTTTATCATATATTTGAATTATATTCACTTATTTCCATATTATTTTTTTATTAGTTTTTTTATTTTAAAATTTCCAAAAATATAAATGTTTATTTCATCTAAAAAAACAATGTCAGATCCAAAAGACCTGACATTCCGGTATATTTTACATATTAAGCAGCAAAGTTATAAATTCCTGCTAAATATTACTTCTATATTCATATGTATATTTTTTTATAAAACAACAAAATTTTACAAACATGCTGCTATAAATATAATCTATATGCAAAAAGTTCTCAGACAATTCAGTTTCCTAAATTTCTAAAAACTTTTTTAGATTTCAAATCGATAATTTTTTATTCTCTGCTTTTATACATTTATATTTTCCAGTACTTCATTCCATACTTTTGTTATTTCTGTAGTCTGGAAATAGTTAAAAATTATTGAAGGATTTGGTAATTCCTTATGATCTTTTATTTCTGTCTGTGTTAATCTTCTTCCGTATTTTTTATAGTTCATAAACAGCATATTTTTTAATTTTTGTTTTGAATATTTTGTTATTCTCTCAGTTTTTATCTCAAAACCTGCCAGTCTTCTCAAACTGTTCATATCTGTAAATCTGCTTGATAATACCGATCTTGAATAAGGAAATCCGTTTTCTTTCAAATCCGAAAAAGTAGCTCCATATACTTCTTTTCCTATTTTCAGCGATATTTCCCTGTACAGCTTTATTAGCTCTTCATTGGAATGTTCCGCTCTTTTTAAGTTTCTTACAGGTTCTTCACCGAGAAACATAAGAAATTTGTTCCAGCTTCCAAAACGTGTTCTGATAGAGTCTATACATATACCAGTTTCTTTTTTCATTACATCCGAAGTTATTACATCGTAATTTTGTTTTATTCTGTAATACTCTTTTATTATTTCTCCGTTGGTATATGAATATACTTTCAGCTTAATTCCGAATATCTCGTTTAGTTCGTCAGGAGTCCAGAGTTTCTTTATATATCTGTAGCTGGGCATTCCTTTTAGGTTCCCTATTTTGGATATATGTTTTAATTCTCCTGCTTTGATCTTTTCTTTTATCAAATCTAAAAGTATCTCTTTATCATACTCAATGTATTCTCTTTTTTTTCTTTTGGCAGATCTCTTTTTTGAGCTGCTTTTTCTCTGAATTTTTTTCTCAGTTTCTTCCTCTTGGTCAGAATGTTTCAAAATTTCCGACTCTAAATTATTTTTTTCATTGTACATTTTATATCAACCGCCTTCTGGTATTTTGTTTTATAATTTCCAAAAAACATAAAATCCTTCACTCTATACTTAATTACCTGCCCTTTTACTGTATAAGCCACAAAAAACTGTATTATGTTTATAACGGTCTTTTTAATATCCCTGTTGCCTGAAACTTTTTCCGTTTATAAAATTCTACTTTCTCACCCAATTATAAATTTTAATAATATATTATTATGGAACATAGTTCCGAAAATGACGTAGGTTTTATATTGATTATTAATTCCAAAAAATGATTATCAATAGAAAGTACTGATATTTATATGCTTTAAAGTTTGTTCTCCAAAAAACACTTTTGGAACTATATTCCTATTAGTTATTATAGTTCTTTTATATCATTTTGTCAATAAAAAAAATTTATATTTATTTAATTATTTTATCTTATATCTATATATTTAAAAAATCAAGCTAAACATTTTAACAATATTATATGAACCAAGCATTGTTTTATAATCTAATTTAAATCATTTTGGAACAACGTTCTTTTTTATAAAAAATATTAGCAGATAAATTAGTATATTAATTTATCTGCTAAGCAAAAAAATAAGGCTTGATTAAGTGTAAAATATATCTTATTCTCAGTTATTATCTGATTTCAAGTTATATTTCAGCAATCAGCCTTATTCTTATTTTATGCTGTATATTTATTCAGAAGTTCCAATACTTCTGATTCTGAATCTGTATTTTCCAGTTTTTCCCTGAATTCATCATCCAAAATAGATTTTGAAAGTTTTATCAGTATCTCCAAATGTTCATTTGAGGCATTTTCCTCAGATACTGCTATCATAAAAACATACTTTACTTCCTCGTCTTCATCCCATTCTATCTCTTTTGTGAGTCTGGCAAAGGCAATTCCCGATTCCACCACTGAATTACATTTTCCGTGAGGAATAGCAAATGAATAACCTACAGATGTGGGATAACTTTCCTCTCTTTCTTTCAGTGCCGCTACAAAACCTTCTGTATGACAGAAATTACATTTTTGGCAATTATCCAGTTCTTTTTCTTTCCAGACACAGTTTAACTTTTTGTCATTTTGTATAAGTTCTGCGAGCTTTACAAGCACTTCTTCCTTATTTGCCGCATCTAAATGCAGTGTTATAAGATTTTCATTAATCAATGTACTCATTTTCTTTTCCTCCAAAATACTTTTTACTTTACTTGTTTCTGTATACTTTTTTACATCCAAGTTCCCTGAATTTCACAAGCCAGCTATCCACTTCACTGTCTTCGGGCATTTTTACTTCCACCTCATACTCATCACCTATACTGTCTGCTTTATTCTTGCCAAAATTGTGATAAGGAAGAATTTCTATTCCCAGAAGATCAGGATATTTCTTCTCAAGCTCTGCTATTTTCCTAAAATGTTTTTCTGTTATATTATGTTTGGGTATAAACGGACATCTTATTATTATATCCTTTTTCTTTGAGCAAATTAAGTCCAAATTTTCTAAAATTTTGTTTAAATCCTTAATACCTATTAATTTTTCAGATAATTCATCCTCACTTACTTTATAGTCAAACAAGAATAAGTCAGTATACTCTGCTACTCTTTCCACACTTTCCTTTGAGGCAAAACCGCTTGTTTCTACAGTTACGTGTATTCCCTGCTCTTTTGCCTCTTTTGCCAGAGCTGCTGTGAATTCCTGCTGACTAAGCGGCTCTCCGCCTGAAATAGTAATCCCTCCGCCTGTATTATCAAAGAATTTTTTGTCTTTTTTTACTTCGGATATAATTTCATTTACGCTCATTGATTTTCCATATATACTTAATGCATTTACCAGACATGCTTCGACACACTTACCGCATAATATGCATTTTGAATAATCTGTACAGTGTTTGTTATTTTCAAATTTATGTACATTTGCCGGACATACTGTTTCACATTTACCACACATTATACATTTATTTGCATCATATGATAACTGCGGCTGAAATTTTTTTGATTCAGGATTATGGCACCATAGACAGTTCAGCGGACACCCCTTCAAAAAAACCGTTGTTCTTATTCCCGGACCGTCATGTATTGAAAATTTTTGTATATCCAGTATGACTCCTTTTCTGTCCATTTTTATCCTTTCATTTATTTACTTACTCCAAATCTTTGTTTGATACGAAATATTTATGCTCTGCTTCTTTTCTTAATCATTCAGCGTTCTGTTCAAAATTTCTTCCTGTACATCTCTGTCCAGATTTACGAATTTTGCACTGAATCCTCCTACTCTTACTACAAGATTAGGAAACTTTTCAGGATTCTTATATGCTTCTTCGAGCTCTCCTTTTCCTACCACAGTTACCATTAACTGAGGGCCGCCGTTCTCAAAATAAGTTTTGAACATGCCTTTCATTATATCTCTGTTGCTGTTAAACATATTTTTGCTGAATTTTATATTTTGTACAGAACCGGCATGAAGATTTGCTTTTAATTTTACCAGTGAATTTAACATTGCCGTAGGACCGTTTTTATCTGCACCGCTTTGGGGATTATTTGCATTACTCATATATACTCCCGAAAGTCTTCCGTCAGCAGAAGCGCTTGTTGCTCTTCCCCATTCTGTATTTACCTGATTATTTATTATAACAACCAGATAAGAAAATAATCCTGCTTCTTTTGCTGAATTTCTTATACCATTACAGATGTAATTATGTATATCCACAGCTATATCATCTGCATAAGAATCATCATTACCGTATTTCGGCGCATTTACCAGTGCTCTTCTCATCTCCTCAAAACCATTAAAGTTTTTATTCACAGCCTCCACTACTTCTGCCAGTGTATATTTTTTATCTTCAAATACTACTTTTTTTATGGCTGTTAATGAATCTGTGGCATTAGTATTGCCGTATAATTCATTTGTTCCGCCGAGATACTCCACTCCGCCGTCAAGAAGCATCTCTCCCCTTCCTATACAGTCGTCTGTAAGAAGGCTTGTAAATATAAAGCCGCACAGATTATTCATCACTTTATATGAATATGCCTGAGCTTTTGATGTGATATCAATATAATAATCAAGAAGCTTTTTATACTGGCTGACTACTTCGTTAAAATCTGTTATTTTATCAGGTGTTTTTAATTCCACACCTCCGCTTTTATTTAAATTATCCCACGGATCTATCCCGCCGTTTAACGAAATATTCAAAATTTTCAGTATATTCATACATGTATTTGGTGTTCCTACACTTTTCCCGGATATAACAAATTCCCCGCACCCGAAAGGTACATACTGTTCCGCTGTTTTTTCATCTACCTGCATAGAATTCATAACTGCGGGAACATTCACATCATCATTGTACAGAATAGGATATGTTAGTCCCTCACCTATTGCATCCAAAGCATCATTATAGATTTCTTCGTTCATTCCGCTATAAATTCTCAATGTAAACTGAGGTTCGGTATCTTTATTTTCTCTTACTGCCTGTATTGCAAGTTTACAGAATATATCAGCAGTTTTTGGATTTTTTCTTCCTTTTCCGCCTACTATTACTCTTCCGTTTACTGTTGTTTTTCTGAATTCAATCAGTTTAAAGAGTGATTTTATGTACTCTTTGGCTTCATCTTCGGTAAGTCTTCCGGCTTTCAGGTCTGCTGCTAACAGTTCTCCAAGGTAATCATCCATTCTTCCGAAATTTACCACAGCTGCCAGCAGGCTGAAAAACCATGTAAGCTGTATACCTTCCAGTAATGTTACCGGTTTTCTTACTTTTATATTTTCCATTGCCGTGATCAGATTGTCCAGTTCTTTTCTTCTTTTTTCATCTGCTTCATTTTTAGCTGTTTTTGCCAGTTCTATATGATAATCTGCTGTTTTTACAAGCATATCAAGACATCCTAAAAAGCTTTTATAAACATGCTGTTTTTTTTCATCATTTGTATTTTCCAGTTTTTTCGTAAGAATCTCTCTTAGTCCTGATACTCCGTTTTCTACCAGAATGTTATAATTAAGATACATTCCGCTGAGCCTTGCAGTAGCTATTGCCGGATACTTTACATCCACAAATTTTCCCATTGTGTCATCTTTTAGCACATCATTAAAATATATAGTTCTTGTATCATTTTTATCCCAGTATTTTTCCATTACATCTACTCTTGCTTTCATAGTTTCATCAGTAAGTTTTTCCCTGAAAGCCTTTAACTTGGAAAAGATACAATAATGCCCCACTCCGCCTATAGAAGTCACACTCCCGAATCCTACAGGAAGTGCGTCCACACGACCGAGAACAAGATCCTGTTTCTCTATATTTCTGAACATTTTCGGATATATTACTTTCAGACATTCCAGTTCTCTTTTAAAAATATTACCGTTTGAATATTTCTCGTGTGTTCTGGTATATTCTTCCATTACATTAAGCTGTTCCTCAAGTGTCTTTTCACATTCTACCTTTTTATTTACTTCCACTTGCTCAACTACGCTTTTATCATTCATAAGTATTCCTCCATATCTAATAAGTTACTTCTCTTGAACTAAATATACCACACTTTATTTACTTTGTAAATATAAATTTGTAATAACAAATTTATATTTAAAATTTAGTATTTACAAATTTATATTTTCGGGGTATACTCTACTTGTAGAAAAATATTAAAGAATTTTTTTAGGAGGACTTTATGGAAACAAATAAGACGAATGACGGGATCTTTCTAATTGGTGTAACAGGATGCCCTACAGGGGTGGCTCACACGTACATTGCTGCTGAAAGCCTGCAAAAAGCTGCCGAAAAAGCCGGTATTTCTATTAAGGTAGAAACAAACGGATCAATAGGCGTAGAAAATTCTCCCACACCTGAAGAAATAGAAAAGGCAGCGGCTGTCATTGTTGCATGCGATAAACAGGTTGATTTAGACAGATTTGCCGGGAAAAAAGTGCTTTTTGTCCCAATAAAAAAAGTTGTAAAAGGTGCTGATGAAACTATTGAAAGAGTACTGAACGAAGATATCCCCGTATATAAGGAGGAATTAGCAGAAAAAGCTTCTTCGGAAAACAAAGAAAACAGCAGTAAGCTGAATCTCTCCACTGCTAGGGGTAATATTTACAAATATCTTATGAATGGTGTCTCACACATGATTCCCTTCGTAATAGTCGGTGGAATTTTAATAGCTTTATCTCTGGCACTTGGCGGAAAGCCTACTCCTCAGGGATTACAGATTCCTGAAGAAAGCCGTTGGAACAGTATTTTGAATATAGGAGTTCTCGGTTTTAAGCTTATGATTCCTATATTGGCAGGATATATAGCTTATGCTATAGGTGACAGACCGGCTCTTGCTCCGGGTATTATAGGAGGATGGATTGCCAATGACGGTTCTTTCTACAATGCCCCGTCTGGAACAGGATTTATAGGTGCTATTATTGCCGGATTTCTTGTTGGTTACTTTGTATTATTTATGAAAAAGTTTAACTGGCCTAAGATACTCCAGCCGCTTTTACCTATTATGATTATTCCTATTCTTGGTACATTATTTATAGGTGCTGTATTTATCTTTATTATTGGTGCTCCTATAGCTTCTTTAATGACAGCTATGACAAATGTGCTGATTAATCTTTCGTCTGGAAGTATTGTAGTAATAGGTCTGGTAATGGGACTTATGCAGGGATTCGACATGGGCGGCCCTTTCGGGAAAGTTGTACTGCTCTTTAACCTTGGATTGATTGCCAGCGGACAGACTTTATTTATGGGTGCACAGGCATGTGCAATTCCTGTAGCTCCTCTGGGAATGGCTATTTCTACATTTATCGGAAGAAAGCTTTTTTCCGAGGAAGAATTCGAGAACGGTAAGGCTGCATTTGCAATGGGACTTGTAGGTATCTCAGAGGGTGCAATACCTTTTGCCGCTGCCGATCCTCTTGCAGTATTTCCGGCTAATATGATCGGAAGTGCAGTAGCCTGTATCGCTTCTCTGTTATTCGGAGTTACATGCAGTGTGGCGCACGGAGGCCCTATCATAGTTCTTCTTGGTGCAATGAATAAACCGTTTCTTGCATTACTGGCTATGATTTTAGGTTCACTTGTTACAGCATTTATTTCACTTGGAATAAAATCTATACGTTACAGAAAAAGACAGCTGGTGCTGTAAAAACCAGAACAGGAAAAAATACTCTTTTATTGCCGAAACCGGTATAAAAGAGTATTTTTCTTATTCTTATCTATTTTTATTGATTATTTACAGCATTAGTTATATAATGATATAAAGAGATAACAAAATAATCACTACAAATTTGGAGGTAATTTTGAAATATATTGATATTTATGAAGATATAAAACAGAGAATACTAAATAAGAAATATCAGTCATGGAGTCCTCTTGACGGGGAAGTAATGCTCTGTAATTATTACGGAGTGAGCCGTACTACCATCAGAAAAGCAATTTCCATGCTGAAAAAAGAAGGATTTATTCATTCCAGACAAGGATCGGGAATATTTGTAAATCCTCCGGAATTTTATGAAGACCAGAATTTGAAGAGTTTATCCGAAATGCTGGATTCACATACTCTAAAGACAAAAGTAGTAAAATTTGAAAAAAATGTAAAAAATAAAGAACTTTCCGAAATGTTTAATGTTCATCCAGACA harbors:
- a CDS encoding MurR/RpiR family transcriptional regulator, producing the protein MIIQLNDKIKSRLTSSEEQVIKYINENDNKLVDMSIVDIAEETFTSPATVSRAIKKCGVNGFMELRYNLSKKKEEINSSKDINEIFSKSLIETRQTLENISVNQILEVIELIQKSKKIIVVARGLSELVATEFSLKLELMDFNVFTISDPNIMKKFSREADKDHLYIAFTLKGEDQDILTSIRNAHSRDANVIVCSCGSNKELRKYSDHIIMGYKHSNISIKKFEVTSRLPLFVISRVILDYLVMNLEK
- a CDS encoding pirin family protein, which encodes MLRRLPIEKMGESNLGWLRSKFHFSFAEYYNEKNINFGVLRVINDDYIAPGTGFPTHPHRDMEIISYVIEGKLTHKDSMGNESTLERGEVQYMSAGTGVTHSEYNKHAEDLRILQIWVLPDRKGHTPNYGEYKFKYDDRMGKWLHFVSPKDGDAPIKVNQDVNFYVTEIEAGKEAEFEVKEGRQAYIVQIEGKSEINSVAMNPRDGMESIGESLKILSKEKSHILVIEMKEREDLK
- a CDS encoding DUF896 domain-containing protein, with product MEMRNIITEINRYTSISRERELTNTEKNERSTYRKLYLKKFRENFRNHLDNIKVVYVDENGNEINPH
- a CDS encoding glycyl-radical enzyme activating protein, producing the protein MDRKGVILDIQKFSIHDGPGIRTTVFLKGCPLNCLWCHNPESKKFQPQLSYDANKCIMCGKCETVCPANVHKFENNKHCTDYSKCILCGKCVEACLVNALSIYGKSMSVNEIISEVKKDKKFFDNTGGGITISGGEPLSQQEFTAALAKEAKEQGIHVTVETSGFASKESVERVAEYTDLFLFDYKVSEDELSEKLIGIKDLNKILENLDLICSKKKDIIIRCPFIPKHNITEKHFRKIAELEKKYPDLLGIEILPYHNFGKNKADSIGDEYEVEVKMPEDSEVDSWLVKFRELGCKKVYRNK
- a CDS encoding pyruvate formate lyase family protein is translated as MNDKSVVEQVEVNKKVECEKTLEEQLNVMEEYTRTHEKYSNGNIFKRELECLKVIYPKMFRNIEKQDLVLGRVDALPVGFGSVTSIGGVGHYCIFSKLKAFREKLTDETMKARVDVMEKYWDKNDTRTIYFNDVLKDDTMGKFVDVKYPAIATARLSGMYLNYNILVENGVSGLREILTKKLENTNDEKKQHVYKSFLGCLDMLVKTADYHIELAKTAKNEADEKRRKELDNLITAMENIKVRKPVTLLEGIQLTWFFSLLAAVVNFGRMDDYLGELLAADLKAGRLTEDEAKEYIKSLFKLIEFRKTTVNGRVIVGGKGRKNPKTADIFCKLAIQAVRENKDTEPQFTLRIYSGMNEEIYNDALDAIGEGLTYPILYNDDVNVPAVMNSMQVDEKTAEQYVPFGCGEFVISGKSVGTPNTCMNILKILNISLNGGIDPWDNLNKSGGVELKTPDKITDFNEVVSQYKKLLDYYIDITSKAQAYSYKVMNNLCGFIFTSLLTDDCIGRGEMLLDGGVEYLGGTNELYGNTNATDSLTAIKKVVFEDKKYTLAEVVEAVNKNFNGFEEMRRALVNAPKYGNDDSYADDIAVDIHNYICNGIRNSAKEAGLFSYLVVIINNQVNTEWGRATSASADGRLSGVYMSNANNPQSGADKNGPTAMLNSLVKLKANLHAGSVQNIKFSKNMFNSNRDIMKGMFKTYFENGGPQLMVTVVGKGELEEAYKNPEKFPNLVVRVGGFSAKFVNLDRDVQEEILNRTLND
- a CDS encoding PTS sugar transporter subunit IIA, producing the protein MSTLINENLITLHLDAANKEEVLVKLAELIQNDKKLNCVWKEKELDNCQKCNFCHTEGFVAALKEREESYPTSVGYSFAIPHGKCNSVVESGIAFARLTKEIEWDEDEEVKYVFMIAVSEENASNEHLEILIKLSKSILDDEFREKLENTDSESEVLELLNKYTA
- a CDS encoding PTS fructose transporter subunit IIC; this translates as METNKTNDGIFLIGVTGCPTGVAHTYIAAESLQKAAEKAGISIKVETNGSIGVENSPTPEEIEKAAAVIVACDKQVDLDRFAGKKVLFVPIKKVVKGADETIERVLNEDIPVYKEELAEKASSENKENSSKLNLSTARGNIYKYLMNGVSHMIPFVIVGGILIALSLALGGKPTPQGLQIPEESRWNSILNIGVLGFKLMIPILAGYIAYAIGDRPALAPGIIGGWIANDGSFYNAPSGTGFIGAIIAGFLVGYFVLFMKKFNWPKILQPLLPIMIIPILGTLFIGAVFIFIIGAPIASLMTAMTNVLINLSSGSIVVIGLVMGLMQGFDMGGPFGKVVLLFNLGLIASGQTLFMGAQACAIPVAPLGMAISTFIGRKLFSEEEFENGKAAFAMGLVGISEGAIPFAAADPLAVFPANMIGSAVACIASLLFGVTCSVAHGGPIIVLLGAMNKPFLALLAMILGSLVTAFISLGIKSIRYRKRQLVL
- the pfkB gene encoding 1-phosphofructokinase, encoding MIYTLTTNPAIDMNINTKTLKPSYVNRTDEVGYTPNGKGINVSFVLGHYGIESKILGFFGGFSGHYIVDEIKKRNFVIEPVWIDDEITRINIFINSNGEEYKLVNKGGNVNSEKQQELLKLIESKEDCTHLSISGSLPAGIEESYYHEILKICKEKGIEIILDISSKELKELLKYEPLLIKPNDDEIKEVFGMEITDENSVKEVMKHLHGLGAKNVLMTMGAKGLYFSNKEKIWFCDAPKITLLSSACSGDSCLAAFLSEWLMGKDIEYALKKASATGANVAESMAIGDLKKVDKYIESLNIKEVK